From Euzebya rosea, one genomic window encodes:
- a CDS encoding MaoC/PaaZ C-terminal domain-containing protein, with product MPIDIDALLAADPIEWDASWTTKDVILYHLGIGAGVPATDPGELRLTYEPDLVVMPSFGTVPGFLPIPSYADLPGFDIDLRMLVHGEHDLVLHRPLPTEATATSSARAVGVYDKRSGASVVFENTTTVDGEPIATNTMTAFIRGEGGFGGDPGPSGDRIRPPRRDPDSTVRTPTLAQQALLYRLSGDANPLHADPAFAAVGGFDRPILHGMCTFGIACKAAVQTLLDGDTTAVTRYQARFSGVVLPGDTLEHALWREDDSIVIESRVDDRAVLKQARLMLG from the coding sequence ATGCCGATCGACATCGATGCCCTGCTGGCCGCCGACCCCATCGAGTGGGACGCCTCGTGGACGACCAAGGACGTGATCCTGTACCACCTCGGGATCGGCGCCGGCGTGCCGGCCACCGACCCGGGCGAGCTGCGGCTCACCTACGAACCCGACCTCGTGGTCATGCCGTCCTTCGGGACGGTGCCCGGCTTCCTGCCCATCCCGTCCTACGCCGACCTCCCCGGCTTCGACATCGACCTGCGCATGCTGGTCCACGGCGAGCACGACCTGGTCCTCCACCGGCCGCTGCCGACGGAGGCCACCGCCACCTCCAGCGCCCGCGCGGTGGGGGTGTACGACAAGCGGTCCGGCGCGTCGGTGGTCTTCGAGAACACCACCACGGTCGACGGCGAGCCCATCGCCACCAACACCATGACGGCCTTCATCCGTGGCGAGGGCGGCTTCGGCGGTGACCCCGGCCCGTCCGGTGACCGGATCCGCCCACCGCGGCGGGACCCCGACTCGACGGTGCGGACGCCGACCCTGGCGCAGCAGGCGCTGCTGTACCGGCTGAGCGGGGACGCCAACCCCCTGCACGCCGATCCGGCGTTCGCGGCCGTCGGCGGGTTCGACCGCCCGATCCTCCACGGCATGTGCACCTTCGGCATCGCCTGCAAGGCCGCCGTGCAGACCCTCCTCGACGGCGACACCACCGCCGTCACTCGCTACCAGGCCCGGTTCTCCGGCGTCGTGCTCCCGGGCGACACCCTCGAGCACGCCCTGTGGCGCGAGGACGACAGCATCGTCATCGAGAGCCGCGTGGACGACCGGGCCGTCCTCAAGCAGGCCAGGCTGATGCTCGGCTGA
- a CDS encoding DUF983 domain-containing protein yields the protein MPAEPRSPSLLNALRVRCPLCGHDGITEGYGNVVDECPSCHYSYTHGEDGYWVGALIMNMAVCLISFFVAFLGTILLTWPDVPWGALTFIAIGVMVAVPIWFYPRSKTVWVWADLRIHPYTEDERPAV from the coding sequence ATGCCCGCCGAGCCCCGTTCCCCGTCGCTGCTGAACGCCCTGCGCGTTCGCTGTCCCCTCTGCGGGCACGACGGGATCACCGAGGGGTACGGCAACGTCGTCGACGAGTGCCCCAGCTGCCACTACTCCTACACCCACGGCGAGGACGGCTACTGGGTCGGCGCCCTGATCATGAACATGGCCGTGTGCCTGATCAGCTTCTTCGTGGCGTTCCTCGGGACGATCCTGCTGACCTGGCCCGACGTGCCGTGGGGTGCGCTGACGTTCATCGCCATCGGCGTGATGGTCGCGGTGCCGATCTGGTTCTACCCCCGCTCCAAGACCGTGTGGGTGTGGGCGGACCTGCGGATCCACCCCTACACCGAGGACGAGCGACCGGCCGTCTGA
- a CDS encoding acyl-CoA dehydrogenase, translating to MSTTQALRTLLDGPHAAVRDEVRTLLKDPDMGPAIGLGVEEHRARVAQQMQRLASHGIGPSLGFPSRVGGHDDPGGGIAAFETLAFGDLSLLVKVGVQWGLFGGAVMQLGNPEQIERYGPDIVTLALPGCFAMTETGHGSDVEQLRTTATYAPATDEFIVHTPDEDARKDYIGNAARDGRMAVVFAQLIVDDTNHGVHALLVPLRDDEHNLLPGVHIEDDGHKAGLNGVDNGRITFDAVRVPRTNLLDRFGTVDPDGTYRSTIESRTRRFFTMLGALVQGRTSVSGAAINASKVALTIAVRYGETRRQFSAPDEVHENRLLDYQAHQRLLLPLLARTYALHFAQEELLRRYVASQDGDDPEARREVESIAAGMKAQATWHCNEVMQACREACGGAGYLSENRLPSLRADTDVFATFEGANTVLMQLVAKGLLTGYSEEFSELDLMGTVRFVADRVLDNVVERLRAVPLLQSLRGAAPVRQTEDLRDRGWHCELFADREEHALETVAARIKAGMDDDGDAFAAFNRAQTHVLYAARVHMENVVLGHLTAAVGRCEDDDVRELLGLVADLYALHTIEADRGWFLEHGRLTPETTKGITQMVDVLCNELRPRALELVEAFGVPEEVLMAPIATGAEAARQQMRSVAGSA from the coding sequence GTGAGCACCACCCAGGCACTGCGCACGCTGCTCGACGGACCCCACGCGGCCGTCCGGGACGAGGTCCGGACGTTGCTGAAGGACCCCGACATGGGACCCGCCATCGGGTTGGGGGTGGAGGAGCACCGGGCGCGCGTCGCCCAGCAGATGCAGCGCCTCGCCAGCCACGGCATCGGCCCGTCGCTGGGGTTCCCGAGCCGCGTGGGCGGCCACGACGACCCCGGGGGTGGTATCGCGGCCTTCGAGACGCTGGCCTTCGGTGACCTGTCCCTGCTGGTCAAGGTGGGGGTCCAGTGGGGCCTGTTCGGCGGGGCCGTGATGCAGCTCGGCAACCCCGAGCAGATCGAGCGCTACGGCCCCGACATCGTCACCCTTGCCCTGCCCGGCTGCTTCGCCATGACCGAGACGGGGCACGGCTCCGACGTCGAGCAGCTGCGGACCACCGCGACCTACGCGCCGGCCACCGACGAGTTCATCGTCCACACCCCCGACGAGGACGCCCGCAAGGACTACATCGGCAACGCCGCCCGTGACGGGCGCATGGCCGTGGTGTTCGCCCAGCTGATCGTCGACGACACCAACCACGGGGTGCACGCCCTGCTGGTCCCGCTGCGCGACGACGAGCACAACCTGCTGCCGGGCGTCCACATCGAGGACGACGGCCACAAGGCCGGGCTCAACGGGGTGGACAACGGCCGCATCACCTTCGATGCCGTGCGTGTCCCGCGCACCAACCTGCTGGACCGCTTCGGCACGGTGGATCCCGACGGCACCTACCGAAGCACCATCGAGAGCCGCACCCGCCGGTTCTTCACCATGCTGGGTGCGCTGGTGCAGGGCCGTACGTCGGTCTCGGGTGCGGCGATCAACGCCAGCAAGGTCGCCCTCACCATCGCCGTCCGTTACGGCGAGACCAGGCGACAGTTCTCCGCGCCCGACGAGGTCCACGAGAACCGCCTGCTGGACTACCAGGCCCACCAGCGGCTGCTGCTGCCGCTGCTGGCCCGCACCTACGCGCTGCACTTCGCGCAGGAGGAGCTGCTGCGTCGCTACGTCGCCTCCCAGGACGGCGACGACCCGGAGGCACGCCGCGAGGTCGAGTCGATCGCCGCCGGCATGAAGGCGCAGGCGACGTGGCACTGCAACGAGGTCATGCAGGCCTGCCGCGAGGCCTGCGGCGGCGCCGGCTACCTGTCGGAGAACCGGCTGCCGTCGCTGCGCGCCGACACCGACGTCTTCGCGACGTTCGAGGGTGCCAACACCGTGCTCATGCAGCTGGTCGCCAAGGGCCTGCTCACCGGGTACAGCGAGGAGTTCTCGGAGCTGGACCTGATGGGCACCGTGCGGTTCGTCGCCGACCGGGTGCTGGACAACGTGGTGGAGCGGCTGCGGGCCGTGCCCCTGCTGCAGTCCCTCCGTGGCGCCGCCCCGGTCCGGCAGACCGAGGACCTGCGCGACCGCGGCTGGCACTGCGAGCTGTTCGCCGACCGGGAGGAACACGCCCTCGAGACGGTGGCCGCCCGCATCAAGGCCGGCATGGACGACGACGGCGATGCCTTCGCGGCCTTCAACCGGGCCCAGACCCACGTCCTGTACGCCGCCCGCGTGCACATGGAGAACGTCGTGCTCGGCCACCTGACCGCGGCGGTCGGCAGGTGCGAGGACGACGACGTGCGCGAGCTGCTCGGGCTGGTCGCCGACCTCTACGCCCTGCACACCATCGAGGCCGACCGGGGCTGGTTCCTCGAGCACGGCCGCCTGACCCCCGAGACCACCAAGGGGATCACCCAGATGGTCGACGTGCTGTGCAACGAGCTGCGGCCACGGGCGCTGGAGCTGGTCGAGGCGTTCGGTGTCCCGGAGGAGGTGCTGATGGCGCCCATCGCCACCGGCGCCGAAGCGGCGCGTCAGCAGATGCGGTCGGTCGCCGGATCGGCCTGA
- the coaE gene encoding dephospho-CoA kinase (Dephospho-CoA kinase (CoaE) performs the final step in coenzyme A biosynthesis.) — protein sequence MQLVGLTGGIASGKSTVSRRFAEVHGFPVIDADLVARAVVEPGQPALAEIASRFGEDILLADGTLDRPALGAIVFADEVARRDLNGITHPRIAEEMGRRIAAHADHDGPVVVDSPLLVEMGHAEAYPTIVVVAAGPEVQHDRLVADRGMDPDEAWGRINSQAPLADKLAVATHVIWNEGTLAELEARVDDVAVTLRANRAVSGG from the coding sequence ATGCAGCTCGTTGGCCTCACCGGTGGCATCGCATCCGGCAAGTCGACCGTGTCCCGGCGGTTCGCGGAGGTGCACGGGTTCCCCGTCATCGACGCCGACCTCGTGGCACGGGCCGTCGTCGAACCCGGTCAGCCGGCCCTGGCGGAGATCGCCTCGCGCTTCGGTGAGGACATCCTGCTGGCCGACGGCACGCTCGACCGTCCGGCGCTGGGCGCGATCGTCTTCGCCGACGAGGTCGCCCGCCGGGACCTCAACGGCATCACCCACCCGCGGATCGCCGAGGAGATGGGTCGTCGCATCGCCGCCCATGCCGACCACGACGGCCCGGTCGTGGTCGACTCGCCGCTGCTGGTGGAGATGGGACACGCCGAGGCCTACCCGACGATCGTGGTCGTCGCCGCCGGCCCGGAGGTCCAGCACGACCGGCTCGTCGCCGACCGAGGCATGGACCCCGACGAGGCGTGGGGCCGGATCAACAGCCAGGCACCCCTCGCCGACAAGCTGGCCGTCGCCACCCACGTCATCTGGAACGAGGGCACGCTGGCCGAGCTGGAGGCGCGCGTGGACGACGTCGCCGTCACCCTGCGGGCCAACCGCGCCGTCAGCGGGGGTTGA
- a CDS encoding O-succinylhomoserine sulfhydrylase: MDEQQLRPDTLAVRAGLDRGHHDETAEALYLTSGYVYGSAEEAAAAFAGELARHRYSRVSNPTVTMLQERVRAMEGAEAAWATASGMAAVFNALLACTRAGDRVVASRSLFGSCFVILDELLPRYGIACDFVDGEDLDQWEQALARPAQAVFFESPANPMQQLVDVAAVSDLAHAAGATVVVDNIFASPVFQRPLDHGADVVVYSTTKHMDGHGRTLGGMVLGTASFIGEQLQPFMRHTGPTMSPFNAWVVLKSLETMSLRVERMAASALDLAGWLEGHESVTWVRHPWLPSHPQHDLARRQMTGGGTVVTFEVDGGTDRAFAVLNALRVIDISNNFADAKSLTTHPATTTHRRIGPEARQAIGISDGTIRLSVGLEDVEDLREDLDRALSG; encoded by the coding sequence ATGGACGAGCAGCAGCTGCGCCCCGACACCCTCGCGGTCCGTGCGGGGCTGGACCGCGGCCACCACGACGAGACCGCCGAGGCCCTCTACCTGACGTCGGGGTACGTGTACGGCTCTGCCGAGGAGGCCGCGGCGGCCTTCGCCGGTGAGCTGGCCCGCCATCGCTACTCACGGGTGTCCAACCCGACGGTGACGATGCTGCAGGAGCGGGTGCGCGCCATGGAGGGGGCCGAGGCGGCATGGGCGACCGCCAGCGGCATGGCGGCGGTGTTCAACGCCCTGCTGGCCTGCACCCGCGCGGGCGATCGGGTCGTGGCCTCCCGCAGCCTCTTCGGGTCCTGCTTCGTCATCCTCGACGAGCTGCTGCCGCGCTACGGGATCGCCTGCGACTTCGTCGACGGCGAGGACCTCGACCAGTGGGAGCAGGCGCTGGCACGCCCCGCACAGGCGGTGTTCTTCGAGAGTCCGGCCAACCCCATGCAGCAGCTGGTCGACGTCGCGGCGGTCAGCGATCTGGCCCACGCGGCCGGGGCGACCGTCGTCGTCGACAACATCTTCGCCTCACCCGTCTTCCAGCGGCCGCTCGACCACGGCGCCGATGTCGTCGTCTACTCCACCACCAAGCACATGGACGGCCACGGCCGCACGCTCGGCGGGATGGTCCTCGGGACGGCCAGCTTCATCGGTGAGCAGCTGCAGCCGTTCATGCGGCACACCGGCCCGACGATGAGCCCCTTCAACGCCTGGGTGGTCCTCAAGAGCCTCGAGACGATGTCGCTGCGCGTCGAGCGCATGGCCGCGTCGGCCCTCGACCTGGCCGGCTGGCTGGAGGGCCACGAGTCCGTCACGTGGGTGCGCCACCCGTGGCTGCCGTCCCACCCGCAGCACGACCTGGCCCGCCGCCAGATGACCGGCGGCGGCACGGTCGTCACCTTCGAGGTCGACGGTGGCACCGACCGGGCGTTCGCGGTCCTCAACGCCCTGCGGGTCATCGACATCTCCAACAACTTCGCCGACGCCAAGTCCCTCACCACCCATCCGGCGACGACCACGCACCGGCGCATCGGTCCCGAGGCACGGCAGGCGATCGGCATCAGCGACGGGACCATCCGGCTGTCGGTGGGGCTGGAGGACGTCGAGGACCTGCGCGAGGACCTCGACCGGGCCCTCTCCGGCTGA
- the rpsA gene encoding 30S ribosomal protein S1 — MTDQYTLTSAVDEERERGAAILLEEFGSEEAFLAALEATVKDFDDGDIVEGVVVKVDPEEVLLDIGFKSEGVIPSRELSIKHDVDPNEVVAVGDVIEALVLQKEDKDGRLVLSKKRAQYERAWGKIEEIHERDSTVTGTVIEVVKGGLILDIGLRGFLPASLVEMRRVRDLHPYVGQELECKVIELDKNRNNVVLSRRKFLEETQSEFRREFLETLQKGEIRKGTVSSCVNFGAFVDLGGVDGLVHVSELSWKHVDHPGEVVELGQEVEVEVLDVDLERERVSLSLKATQEDPWQQFARQHYVGEFVEGNVTKLVPFGAFVKVEDGIEGLIHISELADAHVEQPEQVVKVNDRITVKIIDIDDVRRRISLSLKQAVKAGYGEAPEIDEAPAYAAEDSSSGRAPEAGDGGSAMGAALAQALQRSQGTQASSEEASSEEGGLSAQDVIARVQAQAAAVKDDEPAEDTAAEEAPAEEAAVEEAPAEDAAVEEAPADAPAPAEDDTTTEQAVSEDTADAPAEDAPADEATE, encoded by the coding sequence ATGACCGACCAGTACACCCTCACGTCCGCTGTGGACGAAGAACGCGAACGAGGTGCCGCCATCCTCCTCGAGGAGTTCGGCTCCGAAGAAGCGTTCCTCGCTGCCCTCGAGGCCACCGTCAAGGACTTCGACGACGGCGACATCGTGGAGGGGGTTGTCGTCAAGGTCGACCCCGAAGAGGTCCTGCTGGACATCGGGTTCAAGTCCGAGGGTGTCATCCCCTCGCGCGAGCTGAGCATCAAGCACGACGTCGACCCCAACGAGGTCGTCGCCGTCGGTGATGTCATCGAGGCACTGGTCCTGCAGAAGGAGGACAAGGACGGTCGTCTGGTCCTGTCCAAGAAGCGCGCCCAGTACGAGCGCGCCTGGGGCAAGATCGAGGAGATCCACGAGCGGGACTCCACGGTCACCGGCACCGTCATCGAGGTCGTCAAGGGCGGCCTCATCCTCGACATCGGCCTGCGCGGCTTCCTGCCCGCCTCGCTGGTGGAGATGCGTCGTGTCCGCGACCTGCACCCCTACGTGGGCCAGGAGCTCGAGTGCAAGGTCATCGAGCTCGACAAGAACCGCAACAACGTCGTCCTGTCCCGTCGCAAGTTCCTGGAGGAGACGCAGAGCGAGTTCCGCCGCGAGTTCCTCGAGACCCTGCAGAAGGGCGAGATCCGCAAGGGCACGGTCAGCTCCTGCGTCAACTTCGGTGCCTTCGTGGACCTGGGCGGCGTCGACGGCCTGGTCCACGTGTCCGAGCTGTCCTGGAAGCACGTCGACCACCCCGGTGAGGTCGTCGAGCTCGGCCAGGAGGTCGAGGTCGAGGTCCTGGACGTCGACCTGGAGCGCGAGCGCGTCTCCCTGTCGCTCAAGGCGACCCAGGAAGACCCGTGGCAGCAGTTCGCCCGCCAGCACTACGTCGGCGAGTTCGTCGAGGGCAACGTCACGAAGCTCGTGCCGTTCGGTGCGTTCGTCAAGGTCGAGGACGGCATCGAGGGCCTGATCCACATCTCCGAGCTGGCCGACGCCCACGTCGAGCAGCCCGAGCAGGTCGTGAAGGTCAACGACCGGATCACCGTCAAGATCATCGACATCGACGACGTCCGTCGTCGTATCTCCCTCTCCCTGAAGCAGGCCGTCAAGGCCGGCTACGGCGAGGCCCCGGAGATCGACGAGGCCCCGGCCTACGCCGCGGAGGACTCCTCCTCGGGCCGTGCGCCCGAGGCTGGCGACGGTGGCTCGGCCATGGGTGCTGCCCTGGCCCAGGCCCTGCAGCGTTCCCAGGGGACGCAGGCCAGCTCCGAGGAGGCCAGCTCCGAGGAGGGTGGCCTGTCCGCCCAGGACGTCATCGCCCGGGTCCAGGCCCAGGCTGCTGCTGTCAAGGACGACGAGCCCGCCGAGGACACCGCTGCCGAGGAGGCTCCTGCTGAGGAGGCCGCCGTCGAGGAGGCTCCTGCTGAGGACGCTGCCGTCGAGGAGGCTCCGGCCGACGCGCCTGCGCCTGCCGAGGACGACACCACCACCGAGCAGGCCGTGTCCGAGGACACCGCCGACGCTCCCGCAGAGGACGCTCCGGCCGACGAGGCCACCGAGTAA
- the polA gene encoding DNA polymerase I translates to MTASRPTLALLDGYSLAYRAFFALPEDLRTTTGQVTNAAYGFTSMVIKLLDEHPPEALAAVFDKGRPAERTEILPEYKANRKESPDEFRSQLPLIDEVLEAMGIPRVDLEGQEADDLIASYAETAKADGWDVLVVTGDRDLFQLVDEGDGEHGAVRVLYTRRGISDTIVMDTAAVEDKYGVPPTSYPMLAALRGDPSDNIPGVPGVGDKTAAKLLAAHGTLEGIYDNIDSIRGKKVPAMLLEHRDAVMASRIVTTVNRQLPLPRPVEDFRRGEIDAPAVQRLFATLEFRSLWDRLNETVLGAQAEDAAGGFDTEPVRGDGGDIAAWLDKVPGGQPVAIVPTTEGALPDVDAVAIALAASGADPITARTTVWDDADRAALQRLLTGEDGHPLWVHDGKKLHHFARGAGLPEPVQPTIDTEVWAYVLQPSARTYALDKLALEYLSKHLATEEEVQQAGEESGQLGMFETEQDTAWRARAFEAQALFELAEVLDAEVTQRGQADLIRRIELPLIAGLADLERAGITVDGRVLAELGADLEDKVADARSRALTAVEADERDLEDFLDLGFLDSPKKLQSLLFEHLGLKKTKKIKTGWSTDAAELRKIIEEHPVIQAILDYREYSKLKGTYIDPLLAMVGAEGTRRVHAEFNQTVAVTGRLSSQNPNLQNIPIRTELGRQIRRAFVPGEGYDTLVVADYSQIELRVMAHLSGDEGLLDAFGSGEDIHAATAAKVFGVDVADVDNTQRSKIKGMTYGLAYGLSAFGLAQQLAIGRDEAQELMDAYFERFPGVRSYLYGGVEEARRSGYTETLTGRRRYLPDLMSENRQRRAMAERMALNAPIQGTAADIMKIAMNDVRAAMAAADWAGDPAPQLLLQVHDELVCEATTADHDQLRDLLVDTMSGVIELAVPLEVDWASGPSWAEAEKH, encoded by the coding sequence ATGACTGCCTCTCGCCCGACCCTCGCCCTCCTGGATGGCTACAGCCTGGCCTACCGCGCCTTCTTCGCGCTGCCCGAGGACCTGCGCACCACGACCGGCCAGGTGACCAACGCCGCCTACGGCTTCACGTCCATGGTCATCAAGCTGCTCGACGAGCACCCGCCCGAGGCGCTCGCGGCGGTCTTCGACAAGGGACGCCCGGCCGAACGGACCGAGATCCTCCCGGAGTACAAGGCCAACCGGAAGGAGTCGCCGGACGAGTTCAGGTCGCAGCTGCCGCTGATCGACGAGGTTCTGGAGGCCATGGGCATCCCGCGGGTCGACCTGGAGGGGCAGGAGGCCGACGACCTGATCGCCAGCTACGCGGAGACCGCCAAGGCCGACGGGTGGGACGTGCTGGTCGTGACCGGCGACCGTGACCTGTTCCAGCTGGTCGACGAGGGCGACGGCGAGCACGGGGCCGTCCGGGTGCTCTACACCCGACGGGGCATCAGCGACACGATCGTGATGGACACCGCCGCGGTCGAGGACAAGTACGGCGTGCCACCGACCAGCTACCCGATGCTCGCCGCGCTGCGCGGTGACCCCAGCGACAACATCCCCGGCGTGCCCGGGGTCGGCGACAAGACCGCCGCGAAGCTGCTGGCCGCCCACGGGACGCTGGAGGGCATCTACGACAACATCGACAGCATCCGCGGCAAGAAGGTGCCCGCGATGCTGCTGGAGCACCGCGACGCCGTCATGGCCAGCCGCATCGTCACGACGGTGAACCGCCAGCTGCCCCTGCCCCGGCCGGTGGAGGACTTCCGCCGCGGCGAGATCGACGCCCCCGCGGTCCAGCGCCTCTTCGCCACCCTGGAGTTCCGGTCGTTGTGGGACCGGCTCAACGAGACGGTCCTCGGTGCCCAGGCAGAGGACGCCGCCGGCGGGTTCGACACCGAACCGGTCCGCGGCGACGGCGGCGACATCGCCGCGTGGCTGGACAAGGTCCCCGGTGGCCAGCCCGTCGCGATCGTGCCCACGACCGAGGGTGCGCTGCCCGACGTCGACGCGGTCGCCATCGCGCTCGCCGCCTCCGGTGCCGACCCGATCACCGCCCGCACGACGGTGTGGGACGACGCCGACCGGGCGGCGCTCCAGCGCCTGCTGACGGGCGAGGACGGCCACCCCCTGTGGGTCCACGACGGCAAGAAGCTGCACCACTTCGCCCGCGGTGCGGGGTTGCCCGAACCCGTCCAGCCCACCATCGACACCGAGGTCTGGGCCTACGTCCTGCAGCCATCGGCCCGCACCTACGCGCTGGACAAGCTGGCGCTGGAGTACCTCTCCAAGCACCTGGCCACCGAGGAGGAGGTCCAGCAGGCGGGTGAGGAGTCGGGGCAGCTCGGCATGTTCGAGACCGAGCAGGACACCGCCTGGCGTGCCCGGGCGTTTGAGGCGCAGGCCCTGTTCGAGCTGGCCGAGGTGCTCGACGCCGAGGTGACGCAGCGCGGGCAGGCCGACCTGATCCGTCGCATCGAGCTGCCGCTGATCGCCGGCCTCGCCGACCTCGAGCGGGCCGGCATCACCGTCGACGGCCGAGTCCTGGCCGAGCTGGGCGCCGACCTCGAGGACAAGGTCGCCGACGCCCGCTCCCGCGCGCTGACGGCGGTCGAGGCCGATGAACGCGACCTCGAGGACTTCCTCGACCTCGGCTTCCTCGACTCGCCCAAGAAGCTGCAGAGCCTGCTGTTCGAACACCTCGGGCTGAAGAAGACCAAGAAGATCAAGACCGGCTGGTCCACCGACGCGGCCGAGCTCCGCAAGATCATCGAGGAACACCCCGTCATCCAGGCCATCCTCGACTACCGCGAGTACAGCAAGCTCAAGGGCACCTACATCGACCCGCTGCTGGCGATGGTCGGTGCGGAGGGCACCCGGCGGGTGCACGCGGAGTTCAACCAGACCGTCGCCGTGACCGGCCGGCTGTCCAGCCAGAACCCCAACCTGCAGAACATCCCGATCCGCACCGAGCTCGGCCGGCAGATCCGCCGAGCGTTCGTGCCGGGGGAGGGCTACGACACCCTGGTCGTGGCCGACTACTCCCAGATCGAGCTGCGGGTCATGGCCCACCTGTCCGGGGACGAGGGGTTGCTGGACGCCTTCGGCTCGGGCGAGGACATCCACGCCGCGACGGCCGCCAAGGTCTTCGGGGTCGACGTCGCCGACGTCGACAACACGCAGCGGTCGAAGATCAAGGGCATGACCTACGGGCTGGCCTACGGCCTGAGCGCCTTCGGCCTGGCCCAGCAGCTGGCCATCGGCCGCGACGAGGCACAGGAGCTGATGGACGCCTACTTCGAGCGGTTCCCCGGGGTGCGGTCCTACCTGTACGGGGGGGTGGAGGAAGCCCGACGCAGCGGCTACACCGAGACCCTGACGGGCCGACGGCGGTACCTGCCCGACCTGATGAGCGAGAACCGGCAGCGTCGCGCGATGGCCGAGCGCATGGCCCTCAACGCGCCGATCCAGGGCACCGCCGCCGACATCATGAAGATCGCCATGAACGACGTCCGCGCGGCCATGGCCGCCGCCGACTGGGCCGGTGACCCAGCCCCCCAGCTGCTGCTGCAGGTCCACGACGAGCTGGTGTGCGAGGCGACCACCGCCGACCACGACCAGCTCCGCGACCTGCTGGTCGACACCATGTCCGGGGTCATCGAGCTGGCGGTGCCGCTGGAGGTCGACTGGGCGTCCGGGCCGTCGTGGGCCGAGGCGGAGAAGCACTGA
- a CDS encoding ABC transporter substrate-binding protein: MTTNLKWLRLVAMIALLAIVATACASDSGDETDEDAGDAATEETVDEPTEEEATDEATEEEEPAEEATTEEAAEEPAGDGAENLKMAYILPETGQLAFLGPPIINGFQLAVQQINEAGGVNGAEVLQDGGDEGDGDGTIANQTADRLLAEDVHVIMGAASSGISLTIIDKITGAGVVQCSPSNTSPTFTNYDDGGLYFRAAPTDALQGPVLAEQIVAAGGTNVAVLARADDYGQGLLDATVAALENAGATVAVETTYDPMAQSFDAEVEQVVNSGADAVALIAFDEGARILSTMIERGVGPADIVVFGADGIASNDTPGLVDPNNPAVLAGMRTTSPTPASDEGFNTALSEFAPDVTDTLFAAEGYDCAIAAALAAHAGGSNSSQAIADNMIAVTGGGTKCTSFAECKELLDAGEDIDYDGPSGPMDFTEAGEPSQGTYALSEFTAEGTLEQIDTIVSSQ, translated from the coding sequence ATGACCACCAACCTTAAGTGGCTGCGCCTCGTCGCCATGATCGCCCTGCTGGCGATCGTCGCGACCGCGTGCGCATCCGACAGCGGCGACGAGACCGACGAGGACGCCGGCGACGCCGCGACCGAGGAGACCGTCGACGAGCCCACCGAGGAAGAGGCAACCGACGAGGCGACCGAGGAAGAGGAGCCCGCCGAGGAAGCCACCACCGAGGAAGCCGCCGAGGAGCCCGCCGGTGACGGCGCGGAGAACCTCAAGATGGCCTACATCCTCCCCGAGACCGGTCAGCTCGCCTTCCTGGGCCCGCCGATCATCAACGGCTTCCAGCTCGCCGTGCAGCAGATCAACGAGGCCGGCGGCGTCAACGGTGCCGAGGTCCTGCAGGACGGCGGTGACGAGGGTGACGGTGATGGCACCATCGCCAACCAGACCGCTGACCGCCTGCTCGCCGAGGACGTCCACGTGATCATGGGTGCGGCGTCGTCCGGTATCTCCCTGACGATCATCGACAAGATCACCGGTGCCGGCGTCGTCCAGTGCTCGCCGTCCAACACCTCCCCCACCTTCACCAACTACGACGACGGTGGCCTGTACTTCCGTGCCGCCCCGACCGACGCCCTGCAGGGTCCGGTCCTGGCCGAGCAGATCGTGGCCGCTGGCGGCACCAACGTCGCCGTCCTGGCGCGTGCCGATGACTACGGCCAGGGCCTGCTGGACGCCACCGTGGCTGCCCTCGAGAACGCCGGCGCGACCGTCGCCGTCGAGACCACCTACGACCCGATGGCCCAGAGCTTCGACGCCGAGGTCGAGCAGGTCGTCAACTCCGGCGCGGACGCCGTCGCCCTGATCGCCTTCGACGAGGGTGCCCGCATCCTGTCGACCATGATCGAGCGTGGCGTGGGCCCGGCCGACATCGTTGTCTTCGGTGCCGACGGCATCGCCTCCAACGACACCCCCGGCCTGGTCGACCCGAACAACCCGGCCGTCCTGGCCGGCATGCGCACCACCTCCCCGACCCCTGCGTCGGACGAGGGATTCAACACCGCGCTGTCGGAGTTCGCCCCCGACGTCACCGACACCCTGTTCGCTGCTGAGGGTTACGACTGCGCCATCGCTGCCGCCCTGGCTGCGCACGCTGGTGGGTCCAACTCCTCCCAGGCGATCGCCGACAACATGATCGCCGTCACCGGCGGCGGCACCAAGTGCACCTCCTTCGCGGAGTGCAAGGAGCTGCTGGACGCTGGCGAGGACATCGACTACGACGGCCCGTCCGGTCCGATGGACTTCACCGAGGCCGGCGAGCCCTCGCAGGGCACCTACGCCCTGTCGGAGTTCACCGCCGAGGGCACCCTGGAGCAGATCGACACGATCGTCTCCAGCCAGTAG